The Ranitomeya imitator isolate aRanImi1 chromosome 3, aRanImi1.pri, whole genome shotgun sequence genome has a window encoding:
- the LOC138670981 gene encoding keratin, type II cytoskeletal 7-like translates to MSFQSKSFSTRSAIPQGGVSAVRISQTRSSSGAGAGFGRAGGFSSSSLSNLGSVRKSVSYGVSSSRAGIGGGFGGGSLYGVGGGSGFGGGYGGGFGGGHIAGPGIQEVTINQSLLAPLNLEIDPTIQTVRKEEKEQIKTLNNKFASFIDKVRFLEQQNKVLETKWDLLQNQRSSSKTSNIGPLFEAYIANLRRQLDSLIGDKGRLDGELRNMQDLVEDFKNKYEDEINKRTSAENEFVVLKKDVDGAYMNKVELEAKVDALTDEINFLRALYEAELRELQTQISDTSVVLSMDNNRALDLDSIIAEVKAQYEEIANKSRVEAESVYQNKFQELQVTAGRHGDDLRTTKTEISELNRAIQRLQAEIENVKAQRAKLEAQIAEAEERGELALKDAREKLAELEAALQKAKQDMARQLREYQELMNVKLALDIEIATYRKLLEGEESRLAGEGVGAVSVSVVNSTSSVGGGSGFGGGSGFGGYGGGSIGSSSSFGVGSGFGGSSIKFGSGGGSSSGATKSYSMTTSSSRSSHRF, encoded by the exons ATGTCTTTCCAATCCAAGAGCTTCAGCACTCGCTCCGCTATCCCCCAGGGAGGTGTTAGCGCAGTTAGAATCAGCCAGACCCGCTCTTCCAGTGGAGCTGGTGCAGGATTTGGAAGGGCCGGTGGCTTCAGCAGCTCAAGCTTGTCCAACCTGGGCTCAGTGAGAAAGAGCGTTTCCTACGGTGTGTCCAGCAGCAGAGCTGGCATTGGTGGTGGCTTTGGTGGTGGTTCTCTCTATGGAGTTGGCGGTGGGTCTGGATTCGGTGGCGGCTATGGAGGCGGCTTCGGAGGAGGCCATATCGCTGGACCTGGAATCCAAGAAGTGACCATCAATCAAAGCCTGCTGGCCCCCCTTAATCTGGAAATTGACCCCACAATCCAAACTGTTAGGAAGGAAGAGAAAGAGCAGATCAAGACCCTGAACAACAAGTTTGCTTCTTTCATTGACAAG GTAAGATTCCTGGAACAGCAAAACAAAGTTTTGGAGACAAAATGGGATCTTCTGCAGAACCAGAGGTCTTCTTCTAAGACCAGTAACATTGGACCTCTGTTCGAGGCTTACATTGCCAACCTCAGGAGGCAGCTAGATAGCCTGATCGGTGATAAGGGCAGACTGGATGGAGAACTCAGGAACATGCAAGATCTGGTCGAAGACTTCAAGAACAA GTACGAGGATGAAATCAACAAGCGCACTTCAGCTGAAAATGAATTTGTTGTTCTCAAGAAG gatgtGGATGGTGCCTACATGAACAAAGTAGAGCTGGAAGCTAAAGTTGATGCTTTGACTGATGAGATCAACTTCCTGAGGGCCTTGTATGAAGCT GAGCTGCGTGAGCTGCAGACACAGATCTCCGACACCTCCGTTGTCCTTTCCATGGACAACAACAGAGCCTTGGACCTGGACAGCATCATCGCTGAAGTTAAGGCTCAATATGAAGAGATTGCCAACAAGAGCAGAGTTGAGGCTGAGTCCGTGTACCAGAACAAA TTCCAGGAGCTCCAGGTCACAGCTGGACGTCATGGAGATGATCTGCGCACAACCAAGACTGAGATCTCCGAGCTGAACCGTGCCATCCAAAGACTACAAGCTGAGATTGAGAATGTGAAGGCTCAG CGTGCTAAGCTGGAAGCACAGATTGCAGAGGCTGAAGAGCGCGGTGAACTTGCTCTTAAAGATGCCCGTGAGAAATTGGCAGAATTGGAGGCTGCTCTCCAGAAGGCCAAGCAGGACATGGCTCGCCAGCTGCGGGAATACCAGGAGCTGATGAACGTCAAACTGGCTCTGGATATTGAGATCGCCACCTACAGGAAACTGCTGGAAGGAGAGGAGAGCAG ACTTGCTGGTGAAGGCGTTGGCGCTGTTAGTGTTT CTGTGGTGAACTCAACCTCCTCAGTTGGAGGTGGAAGTGGATTTGGAGGTGGAAGTGGATTTGGAGGCTACGGTGGAGGCTCCATTGGCTCTTCATCAAGCTTTGGTGTTGGATCCGGATTCGGTGGCAGCTCTATCAAGTTCGGCAGTGGTGGTGGATCATCTAGTGGTGCCACAAAGTCCTACTCTATGACAACATCTTCCAGCAGAAGCAGCCACAGATTTTAA